A part of Gossypium hirsutum isolate 1008001.06 chromosome A07, Gossypium_hirsutum_v2.1, whole genome shotgun sequence genomic DNA contains:
- the LOC121232255 gene encoding LOW QUALITY PROTEIN: auxin-responsive protein IAA30-like (The sequence of the model RefSeq protein was modified relative to this genomic sequence to represent the inferred CDS: substituted 2 bases at 2 genomic stop codons) codes for MGRATSSSSSSIESSTHFGFSSNGASSSSSSQRDLSTDLRLGLSISASRPYARCLPNHHSIVQFSFVLCXXVSVYVRGQPSLLRQVVSEEENECNSATFFVKVYMEGIPIGRKLNLLAHENYYDLIRTLENMFNTNIIWAEPEAEMDGDRYEKYHVLTYEDKEGDWMMVGDVPWE; via the exons ATGGGAAGGGCAACCAGTTCTTCTTCATCTTCCATCGAGAGCAGCACCCATTTTGGGTTTTCAAGCAATGGTGCTTCTTCGTCTTCTTCCTCGCAGAGGGACCTCAGCACTGATCTTAGGCTTGGTCTTAGCATTTCAGCCTCTCGTCCCTACGCAAGGTGTTTACCTAATCATCACAGTATAGttcaattttcttttgttttgtgcTAATGAGTGAGCGTGTATGTCAGGGGGCAGCCATCGCTGTTAAGGCAGGTAGTTTCTGAAGAAGAAAATGAGTGCAACAGTGCAACTTTCTTCGTAAAGGTGTACATGGAAGGGATTCCTATTGGTAGAAAACTGAACCTGTTAGCTCATGAGAATTACTACGATCTGATAAGGACACTGGAGAACATGTTCAACACAAACATTATCT GGGCTGAACCTGAAGCTGAGATGGATGGAGATCGTTACGAGAAATACCATGTGCTAACATACGAAGACAAGGAAGGGGACTGGATGATGGTTGGTGATGTTCCTTGGGAGTAA